One segment of Xiphias gladius isolate SHS-SW01 ecotype Sanya breed wild chromosome 1, ASM1685928v1, whole genome shotgun sequence DNA contains the following:
- the sec11a gene encoding signal peptidase complex catalytic subunit SEC11A, with translation MLSLDFLDDVRRMNKRQLYYQVLNFGMIVSSALMIWKGLMVVTGSESPIVVVLSGSMEPAFHRGDLLFLTNRVEDPIRVGEIVVFRIEGREIPIVHRVLKIHEKENGDIKFLTKGDNNAVDDRGLYKQGQHWLEKKDVVGRARGFVPYIGIVTILMNDYPKFKYAVLFMLGLFVLVHRE, from the exons ATGTTATCTTTAGACTTCCTTGACGATGTTCGTCGCATGAATAAGCGGCAG CTCTATTACCAGGTGCTGAACTTTGGTATGATTGTTTCCTCTGCGCTGATGATCTGGAAGGGACTGATGGTTGTCACTGGCAGCGAGAGTCctattgttgttgttctcaG TGGGAGTATGGAGCCAGCCTTCCACAGAGGAGACCTGCTGTTTCTGACCAACCGGGTAGAAGATCCCATCAGAGTCGGAGAGATCGTTGTCTTCAGGATAGAGGGCAGAGAGATCCCAATAGTACACAGAGTACTAAAGATCCATGAAAA GGAAAATGGAGACATTAAGTTCTTGACCAAAGGGGACAACAATGCAGTGGATGACAGAGGACTGTACAAGCAGGGCCAACACTGGCTGGAGAAAAAAGATGTGGTTGGACGAGCTAGGGG GTTTGTGCCATACATTGGTATTGTCACCATCCTCATGAACGATTACCCCAAGTTCAAA TATGCTGTCCTCTTCATGCTGGGTCTCTTTGTGTTGGTCCATCGGGAGTGA
- the nmbb gene encoding neuromedin Bb has protein sequence MRGFTLNNVCQCGLFTYLVLFSFMYFTAAVSFDLTELRNKVAKIKVNPRGNLWATGHFMGKKSVMDTPLLPSAEGQGADALEDTLPGEQRALEELFQEFLRAALQAQLDTQESRSKNQEADLLMKILESYIQSRK, from the exons ATGAGAGGGTTCACACTGAATAATGTTTGCCAGTGTGGCTTATTTACTTaccttgtcttgttttctttcatgtatTTTACCGCTGCAGTCAGTTTCGACTTGACTGAGCTTAGGAATAAAGTTGCAAAAATTAAAGTGAATCCAAGAGGCAATCTTTGGGCTACAG GACACTTCATGGGAAAGAAGAGTGTGATGGACACCCCCCTGTTGCCCTCAGCGGAGGGGCAGGGCGCCGATGCGCTGGAAGACACCCTTCCTGGGGAGCAGAGAGCTCTCGAGGAGCTTTTCCAGGAATTTCTGCGGGCGGCGTTACAAGCGCAGCTGGACACACAAGAGAGCCGCTCGAAAAATCAG GAGGCGGACTTGTTGATGAAGATTTTAGAAAGCTACATCCAAAGCAGAAAGTGA